A stretch of the Alnus glutinosa chromosome 6, dhAlnGlut1.1, whole genome shotgun sequence genome encodes the following:
- the LOC133871573 gene encoding protein Ycf2-like, whose product MLKQSPSKNQRTKGFKVKHAIQICLLLAICIWLLFQVKPSHEKKTAYEESSKKTPEIIKSGRKDLHPRVDETTLEIEGKEEFEEDVEDGKPEEGEDEGRGDGDNEIDGHDQERIEEEEFEEAEDVVDEEDREREERSEEIDGEGKETQIDDMSFSEDQAQTEGERNTLEVRNEHYQSDNASSGVVQNTQTMSTEFEIGVLRKVKEQQVENAEKIEVESKNELNITLQTMVNVKDLDPELSNSVRVENGAFHDDVHGEEKGSVFGFGEQANIKQKGHSDSPLILMETHGSSNGMDTLPKLTQVIDITSNGRQLFLQVVSEEQNKSPKAENQQMDVNFSLSNKEMAALSGS is encoded by the coding sequence ATGTTGAAACAATCACCTAGTAAAAATCAGAGGACAAAAGGATTCAAGGTGAAGCATGCAATACAAATATGTCTTTTACTTGCCATTTGCATCTGGTTGCTTTTCCAAGTCAAACCTTCCCATGAAAAGAAGACAGCGTATGAGGAGAGCTCCAAAAAGACACCTGAAATCATAAAATCTGGGAGGAAGGACCTTCATCCACGAGTAGATGAAACAACTTTGGAAAtcgaaggaaaagaagaatttGAAGAAGATGTAGAAGATGGTAAACCAGAAGAAGGTGAGGATGAAGGAAGAGGCGATGGAGATAATGAAATAGATGGACATGATCAAGAGAGAATCGAAGAGgaagaatttgaggaagcaGAGGATGTAGTTGATGAAGAAGATAGGGAAAGGGAAGAGAGAAGTGAAGAAATAGATGGTGAAGGGAAAGAAACTCAAATTGATGATATGAGCTTTTCTGAAGATCAAGCCCAAACTGAAGGTGAAAGAAATACCCTTGAGGTAAGGAACGAACATTACCAAAGTGATAATGCCTCCAGTGGTGTGGTTCAGAACACTCAAACTATGAGCACTGAATTTGAAATTGGAGTTTTGAGAAAAGTGAAAGAGCAACAAGTAGAGAATGCAGAAAAGATTGAAGTAGAGTCGAAAAATGAACTGAATATCACGCTACAAACTATGGTTAATGTAAAAGACTTAGACCCTGAGTTGAGTAATAGTGTGAGAGTAGAAAATGGTGCTTTTCACGATGATGTTCATGGTGAAGAAAAAGGTTCTGTATTTGGTTTTGGTGAGCAGgcaaatatcaaacaaaaagGGCACAGTGATTCACCATTGATTTTGATGGAAACCCATGGATCTTCGAATGGAATGGATACATTGCCAAAGTTGACTCAAGTCATTGATATAACCTCTAATGGAAGGCAATTATTCTTGCAAGTTGTTTCAGAGGAGCAAAATAAAAGccccaaggctgaaaatcagcAAATGGATGTCAATTTTAGTCTTTCCAATAAGGAAATGGCAGCATTAAGCGGTTCTTAG